A region of Aestuariirhabdus haliotis DNA encodes the following proteins:
- a CDS encoding dihydrofolate reductase: protein MRIAMIAAVAENGAIGIDNKLPWYLPGDLRYFKAVTMGKPIIMGRKTFDSLRKPLPGRTNIVITRDSNYQPEGVKVVHSLDAALSLAEEVGLINGLDEMMIIGGEQIYRLAMERADRLYLTRVYQSFEGDAWFPELDQTCWSESQREDHFSEDEPPLKYSYQVLDRVQ from the coding sequence ATGCGTATTGCGATGATCGCGGCGGTAGCCGAGAACGGCGCTATCGGTATCGATAATAAACTGCCCTGGTATCTGCCGGGAGATCTGCGTTATTTCAAGGCGGTCACCATGGGCAAGCCCATTATTATGGGGCGTAAAACCTTTGATTCCCTACGCAAGCCGCTACCGGGCAGAACTAACATTGTTATCACAAGGGATTCAAATTACCAGCCTGAGGGCGTGAAAGTTGTCCATAGCCTTGATGCGGCGCTCTCTCTTGCGGAAGAGGTCGGTCTCATTAATGGCCTGGACGAGATGATGATCATTGGTGGCGAGCAGATCTATCGACTGGCCATGGAACGGGCCGATCGCCTCTACCTGACAAGGGTCTATCAAAGCTTTGAGGGCGATGCCTGGTTTCCCGAACTGGATCAAACCTGCTGGTCCGAGTCGCAGCGAGAGGATCATTTCAGCGAGGATGAACCGCCGCTGAAATACAGCTATCAGGTACTGGATCGGGTTCAGTAG
- the ilvD gene encoding dihydroxy-acid dehydratase produces the protein MPDYRSKTSTHGRNMAGARALWRATGVKGEDFGKPIIAVVNSFTQFVPGHVHLKDLGQLVAREIEAAGGIAKEFNTIAVDDGIAMGHDGMLYSLPSREVIADSVEYMANAHCADALVCISNCDKITPGMLMASLRLNIPTVFVSGGPMEAGKTKLAGDVVKLDLVDAMVAAVDPNVSDEEAAEYERSACPTCGSCSGMFTANSMNCLTEALGLSLPGNGSMLATHADREQLFLEAGRRIVDITKRYYEGDDASVLPRSIASYKAFENAMTLDIAMGGSTNTILHLLAAAQEAELDFGLAEIDGLSRKVPQLCKVAPNTPLYHMEDVHRAGGIMSILGELDRAGLLHTDIPTVHSATMKDALDQWDIIRTDDAKTHQWFSAGPAGIPTQQAFSQDCRWDSLDSDRANGCIRNIEHAYSLEGGLAVLRGNIAEDGCVVKTAGVDESILVFEGRARIFESQDAAVSGILGDQVEAGDVVVIRYEGPKGGPGMQEMLYPTSYLKSKGLGKVCALLTDGRFSGGTSGLSIGHVSPEAASGGAIGLVEEGDSILIDIPARTINLQISDEEMANRRAAMDAKGRDGWKPTQPRERKVSTALKAYAALATSADRGGVRDLSQLD, from the coding sequence ATGCCGGATTACCGTTCCAAGACATCCACCCACGGCCGTAATATGGCCGGTGCCCGCGCCCTTTGGCGCGCCACTGGCGTCAAGGGAGAGGACTTCGGCAAACCCATCATTGCGGTAGTCAATTCCTTCACCCAGTTCGTTCCCGGCCATGTTCACCTGAAAGACCTGGGGCAACTGGTTGCCCGAGAAATTGAGGCCGCCGGCGGTATTGCCAAAGAATTTAACACCATCGCCGTTGATGATGGCATCGCCATGGGCCACGACGGCATGCTCTACTCCCTGCCGTCCCGGGAAGTGATTGCCGATTCGGTAGAATACATGGCCAACGCCCACTGCGCCGATGCCCTGGTGTGCATCTCCAACTGCGATAAGATTACCCCCGGGATGCTGATGGCATCCTTGCGCCTGAACATCCCCACGGTGTTCGTTTCCGGTGGCCCGATGGAAGCAGGTAAAACCAAACTCGCGGGCGATGTGGTCAAACTCGATCTGGTCGACGCCATGGTTGCTGCCGTGGATCCCAACGTCAGCGATGAAGAGGCCGCCGAATATGAGCGCAGCGCTTGTCCGACCTGTGGCTCCTGCTCCGGTATGTTTACCGCCAACTCGATGAACTGCCTGACTGAGGCCCTGGGTCTGTCCCTGCCTGGTAACGGCAGCATGCTCGCGACTCATGCTGACCGTGAACAGCTGTTCCTCGAGGCGGGGCGCCGCATTGTCGATATCACCAAGCGTTACTACGAAGGTGACGATGCCAGCGTGCTGCCGCGCAGTATCGCCAGCTACAAGGCGTTCGAGAATGCGATGACGCTGGATATCGCCATGGGCGGTTCCACCAATACCATTTTGCACCTGCTGGCGGCGGCCCAGGAAGCCGAGCTGGATTTCGGCCTCGCCGAGATCGATGGCCTCTCGCGCAAGGTACCCCAGCTGTGCAAGGTAGCCCCCAATACGCCCCTGTATCACATGGAAGACGTGCACCGTGCCGGCGGCATTATGTCGATCCTGGGCGAACTGGATCGCGCTGGCTTGTTGCATACCGACATTCCAACCGTACACAGCGCGACTATGAAAGACGCCCTCGACCAGTGGGATATTATTCGCACCGATGACGCCAAAACCCACCAATGGTTTAGCGCCGGACCCGCAGGCATTCCAACCCAACAGGCCTTTAGTCAGGATTGCCGCTGGGATTCCCTCGATAGTGATCGTGCCAATGGTTGTATCCGTAATATTGAACATGCGTACTCCCTGGAAGGTGGCCTGGCGGTTCTGCGCGGTAATATTGCCGAGGACGGCTGCGTGGTAAAAACCGCTGGCGTCGACGAGAGCATTCTTGTATTCGAAGGCCGTGCCCGCATTTTCGAAAGCCAGGACGCCGCCGTTAGCGGTATTCTGGGTGACCAGGTGGAGGCCGGCGATGTCGTCGTTATCCGCTACGAAGGCCCCAAGGGCGGCCCGGGTATGCAGGAGATGCTGTATCCGACCAGTTACCTGAAATCCAAAGGTCTGGGCAAGGTCTGTGCACTGCTGACCGACGGCCGTTTCTCCGGCGGTACCTCAGGCCTGTCGATTGGCCACGTTTCCCCGGAAGCGGCTTCCGGCGGCGCCATTGGCCTGGTCGAAGAGGGCGACAGCATTCTGATTGATATCCCGGCTCGCACCATCAACCTGCAGATCAGCGATGAAGAGATGGCTAACCGCCGCGCTGCCATGGACGCCAAAGGCCGTGATGGCTGGAAACCCACCCAGCCTCGCGAACGTAAGGTCAGCACGGCCCTGAAAGCCTACGCGGCACTGGCCACCAGCGCCGACCGCGGCGGGGTGCGCGATCTAAGCCAACTGGATTAA
- the ansA gene encoding asparaginase, translating into MKKRIYIAYTGGTIGMHRSPNGYVLKPGFARLIEDKIPPRLSGEMPDYDLHEYPTPIDSSNIVPADWLRVARDIVDRYQDYDGFVVLHGTDTMAYTASALSFMLQGLDKPVIVTGSQIPLSEVRNDAQDNLVTAIELACDFHIPEVCLYFNGRLLRGNRSLKVKTTGFDAFDSPNFPWLAQIGIHIELNHRVLLPHPPATQFELPDSYATHQVVPLQLFPGISADLIDSITQQSCRGLILRTYGVGNAPDNDPALLDALSRANKRGIIILNLSQCLQGGVHQGSYATGSALANAGVISGGDMTLEAAFTKLHHLFSCGLDEDKIRQKIQSNLCGELSDIET; encoded by the coding sequence GTGAAGAAACGCATCTACATCGCCTATACCGGCGGCACCATCGGCATGCATCGCTCTCCCAATGGCTATGTCTTAAAACCTGGTTTCGCTCGCCTGATCGAGGACAAAATCCCTCCTCGCCTTTCTGGCGAAATGCCTGACTACGATCTGCACGAATACCCCACCCCCATCGACAGCAGCAACATTGTGCCGGCCGACTGGCTAAGGGTGGCCCGAGACATTGTCGATCGCTATCAGGATTACGATGGTTTTGTCGTGCTGCACGGTACGGACACCATGGCCTATACCGCCTCCGCGCTCAGCTTTATGCTTCAGGGGCTCGATAAGCCGGTTATTGTGACCGGCTCGCAGATACCGCTGAGCGAAGTGCGCAACGACGCCCAGGATAATCTGGTCACAGCGATCGAGCTGGCCTGTGACTTCCATATTCCCGAGGTGTGCCTCTATTTTAACGGCCGCCTGCTACGGGGCAACCGCAGCCTGAAAGTCAAAACCACCGGTTTCGACGCCTTCGACAGCCCCAACTTCCCCTGGTTGGCGCAAATTGGCATTCACATCGAACTGAATCATCGGGTCTTGTTACCACACCCACCGGCCACCCAATTTGAACTGCCTGACAGCTACGCCACTCATCAGGTCGTCCCCCTGCAACTGTTTCCCGGCATTTCAGCCGACCTGATCGATTCCATCACCCAACAATCCTGCCGTGGTTTGATCCTGAGAACTTACGGCGTCGGTAATGCCCCCGACAATGACCCGGCGTTACTGGATGCGCTGTCCCGGGCTAATAAACGAGGTATTATCATTCTTAACCTGAGCCAATGCTTGCAAGGTGGCGTGCATCAAGGCAGTTATGCCACCGGCTCGGCGCTGGCTAACGCGGGGGTTATCAGTGGTGGTGATATGACTCTTGAAGCGGCCTTCACAAAGCTGCACCACCTGTTTAGTTGCGGGCTGGACGAAGACAAAATTCGCCAGAAGATCCAGAGTAACCTGTGCGGTGAACTGAGCGATATCGAGACCTGA
- a CDS encoding OmpA family protein, whose product MDVLRSSKFFLTALALFLLGGCATSGPWYDDWRNCAMAGAAAGGAIAGAADDSDAAIGGAVGGAIIGGLICAATDQSPADSDGDGVPDEQDQCPATPLGAKVDAVGCELDSDGDGVVDRLDQCPNTPRGTKVDKRGCPLPVAAVVMDSDKDGVPDDRDFCPDSEPGVTVNEIGCDSTRPTLLRGVNFETNSANLTGNSDDILNDAADRLKLYPDVKIEIVGHTDSRGAEAYNKDLSMRRAKSVQDYLISKGVKPSNLKSIGLGEEYPLVSNDTADGRRQNRRVEIRVIQ is encoded by the coding sequence ATGGATGTTTTGCGATCCAGCAAGTTTTTTCTCACGGCCTTGGCCCTGTTTCTTCTCGGAGGTTGTGCCACCAGTGGCCCCTGGTATGACGACTGGCGCAACTGTGCTATGGCCGGAGCCGCGGCCGGGGGCGCCATCGCCGGCGCAGCGGATGACAGCGACGCCGCCATTGGTGGTGCCGTAGGCGGTGCCATTATCGGCGGTCTGATTTGTGCTGCTACCGATCAATCACCCGCCGACAGTGACGGTGACGGAGTACCGGATGAGCAGGATCAATGCCCTGCGACACCACTGGGAGCCAAAGTTGATGCCGTGGGTTGTGAACTGGACAGCGATGGTGATGGTGTTGTTGATCGTCTCGACCAATGCCCCAATACCCCACGCGGTACCAAAGTCGATAAACGAGGATGCCCCTTACCAGTAGCTGCCGTTGTGATGGACAGCGACAAGGACGGTGTTCCCGACGACCGCGATTTCTGTCCCGATAGTGAGCCAGGTGTTACCGTCAACGAAATTGGTTGTGACTCCACCCGCCCAACACTGCTGCGCGGAGTCAATTTTGAAACCAATTCGGCCAACCTCACGGGTAATTCTGACGACATACTCAACGACGCCGCCGATCGTCTGAAGCTCTACCCCGACGTAAAGATCGAGATCGTGGGTCATACCGACAGCCGTGGCGCTGAGGCTTATAACAAAGACCTGTCCATGCGCCGGGCCAAGTCCGTCCAGGACTACCTGATCAGTAAAGGTGTTAAGCCATCCAACCTGAAATCAATCGGCCTCGGAGAAGAGTATCCTCTGGTGAGCAATGACACTGCCGATGGCAGACGTCAGAATCGACGGGTTGAGATTCGGGTTATTCAATAA
- a CDS encoding LysE/ArgO family amino acid transporter — translation MSAYLTGLGLGASMIIPIGAQNTYVLTSGMRRRFPFWVATLCAFCDIVLVFLGVMGVGTLISSNPLLIQAACWGGALFLAWYGWLSLRSAMQPHHMREASMQWTSLKSVLLGALAVTLLNPHVYLDTVVVLGSIGGQYPAGDRLYFALGAMCASILWFYSLGLGAAKLAPWLDRPLVWKLVDGGVWLLMWFLSIKLALKGLEVAGL, via the coding sequence ATGAGCGCATACCTGACTGGATTGGGGCTGGGAGCCAGTATGATCATTCCCATTGGTGCCCAGAACACCTACGTTCTGACCAGTGGTATGCGTCGGCGATTTCCTTTCTGGGTCGCCACCCTCTGTGCCTTTTGCGATATTGTGCTGGTCTTTCTGGGGGTGATGGGGGTTGGCACCCTGATCTCCAGTAACCCGCTGTTGATTCAGGCGGCGTGCTGGGGAGGCGCCCTGTTTCTGGCCTGGTATGGTTGGTTATCGCTGCGCAGCGCCATGCAGCCTCACCATATGCGTGAAGCCAGTATGCAGTGGACCAGCCTTAAATCGGTGCTGCTAGGCGCCTTGGCCGTAACCCTGCTCAACCCGCATGTGTATCTGGATACGGTGGTCGTTCTGGGATCTATCGGTGGCCAGTATCCGGCCGGAGATCGACTCTATTTTGCCCTGGGGGCCATGTGTGCATCCATACTCTGGTTCTATAGTCTGGGACTGGGGGCGGCCAAGTTGGCACCCTGGCTGGATCGTCCTCTGGTGTGGAAACTGGTTGATGGGGGAGTATGGCTTTTGATGTGGTTCTTATCCATCAAGCTGGCACTCAAGGGGTTAGAGGTCGCGGGCCTCTAA
- a CDS encoding LysR family transcriptional regulator ArgP, which translates to MLDYKLVEAVAAVLQYGGFEKAALHLNITQSAISQRVRLLEERMSCPLLIRSTPPSATEAGLRLLQHYQQVHTLELSLVDELTPDAGSLFKTLSIGVNSDSLATWLLSSVEALCLQQQLLLDVQCEDEQISLDMLRQGGVIGCISSSPEAIQGCRVEALGRMSYITVATPEYIQRHFPDGVDAKSLRSAPTVTFSIHDRLQDRYLQQYFSLPPGDYPSHQLPSTQAFLDAALLGMAYSLVPRIQAAEPLQKGLLKELAPGYEVHSDLYWHYWNIRSPLLEQFSQALLQQAAKQLVPIDTAP; encoded by the coding sequence ATGCTCGATTACAAACTGGTGGAGGCGGTTGCCGCCGTCTTGCAATACGGTGGTTTCGAAAAAGCCGCACTGCACCTCAACATTACCCAGTCGGCTATTTCCCAGCGGGTACGCTTGCTTGAAGAGCGCATGTCCTGTCCGCTGCTGATCCGCTCCACACCGCCCTCGGCTACCGAAGCCGGCCTGCGCTTGTTGCAGCATTATCAGCAGGTGCACACCCTGGAATTGAGTCTGGTCGATGAACTGACCCCGGATGCCGGCTCGCTGTTCAAGACTCTCTCCATCGGGGTCAATTCCGACAGTCTGGCCACCTGGTTACTGAGCAGTGTTGAAGCCCTGTGTCTTCAACAACAACTGTTGCTGGACGTGCAATGCGAGGACGAGCAGATCAGCCTGGATATGCTAAGGCAAGGCGGAGTAATCGGTTGCATCAGCTCCAGTCCGGAGGCCATTCAGGGATGCCGGGTAGAGGCTCTGGGAAGAATGTCCTATATCACGGTGGCTACCCCCGAATATATCCAGCGCCACTTTCCAGATGGGGTTGATGCAAAGAGCCTGCGCAGCGCACCCACAGTCACCTTCAGTATCCATGACCGCCTGCAGGATCGGTATCTGCAGCAGTATTTTTCTTTACCGCCCGGCGACTACCCCAGCCACCAATTGCCCTCCACCCAGGCATTTCTGGATGCCGCCTTACTGGGCATGGCCTACAGTCTGGTGCCACGAATACAGGCTGCGGAGCCGTTGCAAAAAGGCCTGCTAAAGGAACTGGCTCCTGGATACGAAGTTCACAGCGACCTCTATTGGCACTACTGGAATATTCGCAGTCCATTACTCGAACAGTTCAGCCAGGCACTACTGCAACAGGCTGCGAAACAACTCGTCCCGATCGACACAGCCCCCTGA